The sequence CTTACAGATCCATATATTTCCCGTCTAAGAACTAAGGTAAATTATTATCCGTCTTACAAAGTGTATTTGCATAAAAATGAACCAAGCGGCTTTACTGAAGATGTTGTTTTACCACCTGCCGGAGAAGATGTAAGATATTCTATCTTCGGATTCAAGAGTGTGGACAATAATAATTTTGATCCGCAGGGAAATAAATATAAGTCTAAATTTAGTGTTCCGACAGTGATGTTTGCTCAGAGAATCATCGAACCAGAACAGCCTAAAAAGCCTACAGGGTCGAAATATGCGACAAGACCTGATAAATTTGGCAAATCGACCTATAGCATTTTAACAGAATACATTCATAAGCCCTATTCTGTACAGTTTTTCAGAGCGAATAACAGCTTGCTTTTAGCATCTCTATACGAACCTGAAACGATTTTGGAAATTAAGGCCGCCCTTAACGAACTGGGAGGAAATGAAGAAGAATACTTCAATGACAGATGGATGAACTTCATGGATTTTAACTTTATTTTAAATTCACCGGAATTCCTTGGTTTCCCATTAACATCAGATACACCGTACGCATTGCCACTTCCGGACAGCGCACATTTATTCAGTGTTATCAATGAATTTATTGAAGAGCATAATAGCTATTATGAGCTTTCACCTAGCAATCTGAATTACAGTCAACCATTGACTATTGCAGACAGAGGAAATATTAAATTCAATGAGCCTGTAATCAAAGCCGTTCCAAGTGTTTCCGGTCCTTTAAACTTCGGAAGTTTTGTCAAAGAAAGACTATCAAATTGCTTCTTGCCGCTTACAGAAGTTCCTGTGATCTACCAGCATATTAAGCCTCTGAACGTTTCAACGGTTACGGGACACCGACCTAAAAACAAAAAGCAGAACATCAGAGATACAAACGGATATTTATTACCTCCTACACACGCAGATTTTGATATGGCTCCGATGGCTGCAATATACAGCCAGGCTCCACATACAACATTGTTTACGGACTTTACCCTTGACGGAGCTTCAGACAACTTCTATTTTTATGGGGTAAGAGAACTTGGGAACCAAATGCAGATGGGAGAATTCAGTGAGTTCGCAGGACCGATTAAACTGGTCAATACCCATCCGGCAGAACCACCAAAAATCATGAGTCTTTTACCGGTTGTAGATAACGCAACATTAGGAATTACCGCTAAAGTGAAGGTGGAAGTCAATCCTTATCCTGAAGTACAGCAAATCACCAAGGTTTCACTTTACAGAGCGACCAATAAATTGGATGCTGATTCTATTTTAAGTATGAATCATGTTAAAACTGTTGATATTGCCGATGTACAAACAGATGAAGGAAACGGAACCTGGGTTTTATATGACGAGTTTGAAGATCTGGAAGACAAACCTTATGGCGACCTCCTCTTCTATCGAATCGTTGTTACCAGAAAAGTAGAATATTCTACGACAGATTATGAGGTATCACCTCCTGCGACAAAAGTAGTTGTAGAAGAGGCTCCCTCGATGCCTTCAAAGGTTGTGGTAAGTACACTGATAGAAAACTATAATCCGCCAACTCCTGAACTGAAATATCATTCTGAGCCGGTAGCTGTAGATTCAGACACTATCAATTGGGTGATCTTATCTTGGGATCAGGTTTGTTATAAAGGGAAATATCAATTGTACAAATTAAGCAACCAAGGAAACTGGAAAGAAATCGCAAAGATCAATACAGATCCTAAAGATGGTTCTAAAGCGCATTTGTCTCTGCTTGAAACCAATTCTACAAGCAACACCGAGGAATGGGTGGTACAGGAAACATTTGATTTGACAGCCAATAAGTTCTACTTACCGTTGGAAAAAGTGAATCTGGATCCGATGCAGATTAAAGATGCTGATGGAAATATATTATACCATCATTTCAAGCTCGTTTCCCAAAACACATCCAATATGTATAGCACACAGGAAAAAATTCTTACCATTTATAAAGAAGAAACATGGTCAGACATCGGAGGTATCTCATCAGACGGAATTGATGGAATGATCACTCAGGGAACATTTATCATCAGACCTTAACTATTTTAAATTTAAAATCATGGCAAAAAGAACAAAATCAGAACTAAAAAACTATTTCCAAGCCGGAAAAAGACCTACGGAAAGTCAGTTTGAAGATTTTATTGACAGTTACATGCATGTGAATAAAAATTTACACGGCGATTATATAGATTTGAATTTTGAATTCCTAAACAATGAAAACAATTGTGCTATTGATGTGTTATTTGGAAACACTTATATAAATGGTGTCATTACTCTCGAAATTGTAGGTTCTTATTCACATCAAAGTAGCGTAGGAAATATAAAAAAACAATTTCAGATAGGAGCTAATCCCGACCATTCTGTATGGTATTCTACAACTTCAAGATTAGTTGAAGCTGAAGGAACTATCCTTGACAACATTTACATTGGAAATTTAGAATGGGATTCTGTAATTAATCAATATAAAATCACCATCTATCATACTGCATCTACAGGAAATCCTTATAATTTGAGAGTTTCACAACAGTCGCAAGGAAATCTTGTTTTAGATCAAGTAACATTGTCTGCTATTTATACCAAATCTGTTAATGGACAGAATAGACATTTTGTAAATTATAATGAAAATGTAGGTATAGGAACCAAAAATCCTCAAACAAAATTACAAATAGTTTCGTCATTGAGTGATCCCAATGAGCCAGGAACAGTTATTATTGGAGAAGTACATCAACCCAATCTAAGATTAGGATATAATTCACAATATAGCTGGATTCAAAGTCATGCAGGAGCGCCCTTACATATTAATTCTGTAGGTAATAATGTAGTATTTAATAAAGATGCAGGAAATGTAGGAATTGGTATTGAAAATCCTCAGACAAAACTTGATGTCAACGGATTTGTAACTTCAAAAATTACTAGTGGAGCAGTAAATCCCTCAAATACCTCTGGATTTAGCGTAAATGAATTAGGAACTAATGTCTTGGAAATGTCCTACACAAGAGACGGACAAGGAATAGGAATGATCAAAACTCTTTCAGCTAATCACATTGCAATTGGCACTAATAATACAGAAAGATTAAGAATTAATGCAACTACAGGCAATGTTGGTATCGGAACACAAAACCCAGATCAGAAATTGACTGTAAAAGGAAAAATTCATGCAGAAGATGTTATCGTTAATATGAATGTTCCGGCAGATTATGTTTTCCAGAAATACTACGACAATCATTCGTCGATCAGAGAAGATTATTCGATGATGAATTTGAATGAGCTTGAAGCATTTATCAAAGAAAACAAACACTTACCAGAAATTCCTTCAGGAGAAAAAATGACCCAGGATGGTGTAACATTGGGAGATTTTCAGATGAAATTACTTCAGAAAATCGAAGAACTTACGTTGTATGTTATTTCTCTTAAAAAAGAAGTTGATACTCTAAAATTAAACTAAAAATCATGGCAAAAAGAACAAAATCAGAATTAAAGAATTATTTCCAAGCCGGAAAAAGACCTACGGAAAGTCAGTTTGGAGATTTCATTGACAGTTATATTCATCTTGATGTATCAGATTTAGCTTACGGGGAAGCAGGCACAAATACCCTAAACAGAGATAATGCCGGCGCATCAGGAGAAGGTGTGAGAAGTGGATTTCATCAGACATCTAGCCCAATCAATTATCCTGCAGGAGCATCTTCTTGGTGGCATCTCTTAGACGTAAGACATTCTAATGTCAATAACAATTATGCAATGCAGGTTGCCGGGAGTTTCTATGACCAAGATTTATGGTACAGAAAAACATCAAATGATGCAACTCAAGCATGGAGAAAAATTATAGCAGCTGAACCTAATGGTAATGTTGGAATTGGAACAGTCAACCCAGAGGAGAAACTTGATGTAAATGGTGGCATAAGATCAACAATTGCAAGTAATGAAGGCGGATATATTAATATATCTAATCCAAGCAAACCAAATGATTCTGCAGCAACATGGAGAATATATAATATGACAGGACAGTATGGAAATTCATTACAGTTTTGGAATTATTTTAATGATGGTACTTATGGGTGTAGGTTACAAATTTCTGATTACGGAAATATGGCATTATTCGGTAAATTAGAGGCTAAAGATGTTGTAATCAGCCCAACCCCAACAGCTGATTTTGTATTCGATACAGGATATAATCTCAAAACCATTTCTGATTTAGAATATTTTATTACAAAACACAAACATCTTCCTGAAATTCCTTCCGCAAAAGAAATGGAAAAAAATGGTTTGGCCGTTGGTGATTTTCAAATAAAACTTCTTCAGAAAATCGAAGAACTCACATTATATGCAATTTCCCAGAACAAAGAGATTGAGCAATTAAAATCACAAATAAATAAACAGTAATGCCAAAAAGATTAATCACAGAATTAAAAGAATATTTCAAAGCCGGAAAAAGGCCTACGCAAAACCAGTTTGCAGACTTTTTAGAAAGTTATGCGCATCTCGACGGTCCTCAGCTTGCAAGAATCACGAATAATATCAATACAGAAAACGGCTACCTAAGACTTAGAGGGATGGATAATGCTATTATTGCACAAATCTCTCTTCAGGATATCCGAAACAATATGGGGATTCCCAATAGTTTGGTGCAGAGCGTCAATGGACAAACCGGAAACATTATATTAGATCTTGAAGGACCTACTGATGTAGGAAGTACAAGGGAAGGGATTGCCAAATATTTCACAGCAAATCATAGTGCAACAGATATTTTTCACATCAAACTTCCTTACAGAGTCACAACAGACCGTGCAATGTATCATATCAAGGCTTCAGGGTATGCGTATGGGGCTGCTGATATCATTGATGTCACCTGGGTAGGATATTGTTATGCAGAAATATCAAATATTACTAATAATAAAACAGGAATTTTAAATTCTACAGCGATTACAGCGGGACAATATGTCGGCTCAGACTCTCACGTTTATCTCTGGTTTAAATTACCTAGCACCTATTTTTCAAGCTTTAAGTTAGATTCTATGCGCGTTGGCAACGGAGGTCTTATCACAAGTAGTGATGTACAGATCTTAGTGAGCAGCCAGGCTCAGTTATAATAAATTCTTTTTAAACAAAAGAGGCTGTCCGTAAAGACAGCCTCTTTCTTTTTTCTGAACACTAAATCAAATACAAAGCTCCTCGTTTTTGTATGTTTTTTTCAACAAATTTATCTTTTAAATCATTAAATAAAAAAATTATTATCAATTATAAATACGTCAAGTTTTGACGCTTTTGTCTGCTATATTTGAAAGATAAAGAGAGAAAAGATTAAAAAATAACCTCATCAATAAAAACACAATCTTATGGAAAACCCAATAACAATTCTGAAAAAACGCAAAACTTGATCACGAAAATCACCTCTCTGACATTGCAAATTTCTTCAGGGAAGGTTTTGAAAATGACATTTTAGAAAAAGATATCTTTTAAAATCTCTTTTTAATAGGTCAAGTTCTGTCGTGTCCTGTTCCTACCTTTAGAGTATCATAAAAACACAGAAAACTATCATTTAAATTTTCGTAAAAGCCTTTGAATTCACCATTCACAAAATGTTGGACAGCTAAAAGTATGTTCAAAATCAAATAGTAAAAGCACAATATGATGAACTTCACTATTAAAGTCTAAGGTGGATATTTTTAGCCGGAAACCACCCTAAAAAACAAGGCTGAAAACCTGAAGTAAGCTCTAATAAAAAGAGGCTTCAAAATTTTAATCTTAAAAATCTTAACAAAATAAAATAAAATATGGAAAAAAAGGAAAAATTTGATTCTGATTTTAATAAAAAAGACATTACCACATCCGCATGGTTTTGGAATTACATGGAAGATTATTGGCATAACAACCGAGAATTTCCGGAAAGTGTAGAAAATCACCTCAATAGAAAAGCTGATTTGGTCAATGGAAAAGTACCTTCATCGCAACTTCCCAATTATCTACCACTTACAGGAGGTGCCGTCACTGGAAATACTTTTATAAAGCCAAGATTAGCCATACAAAGAACAACTGACAACTCTGATTTTATCGCTATTAACGCAGGCACTAACAAAGCAGTGGTGAAAAACCCCGACAATCCTTCTGAAGAAAATGTTTTCATAGGATGGTTTAAATCTGATGATTTTCCAGCAGTGGGAAACGCTCCCTATTGCCAATTAAATCATAGTAATGCAAGAATGGCATTGAGAGCAGGTGTTAATGAAAGACCAGATTGTACACTAATCGTAAATGGTAAAGGATATATTGACAATATTGTAACTAATACCCATGGAACATCTCAAGATTGGAAACAAGCTTTTGATTGGGGCAATCATAATTTTGCAGGATATTTAAAAGCTAGAGGGGCACATCAAGATGCTTATGCAGCAAATATAGATTACCCAATCTCTATAACTGATTATGCAGGTGGTACCGGATTTCATAGCACTTATGGGAATTCATTACATATTAAGGGAATTAACACTTGGCATTCAAGATTGGACATTCCCACAGATGGTGATAGAATAGAATTGTGGCAGGGGATTAACACTACCACAATGAGCAAAAGAGGATATTTACCTGTCATTGAAGAAGGGCAAAATGTAGCAACTCAATCATGGGTTGCAAACAACTACGGAAATCAAACACTATCAGTAGGGAACGAGGGTAATGTGGGTCAACAATTAACGCTATCGAACGGCAATTCTGTACAAATAACAAATAATTTTGTTGCATGTAGAGATGGTTCACGGAACCCTAATGATATTAAACCTAACGAAAACGGACAAAGAGTTAGATATGACTTTGCAAATGCAAATACTGTTGGTGGTTCGGGTAACTATGCAGGTGTGATGACATATTCACCATGGGATGGTACAACAGCATCAACAGGTGACTCATCCTATCAGTTAGCTTTTGCGAACCAGATTGGGTTAAATGCGGGAGGTGCACCAATGCTTAAAATAAGAAATGGTATTGATAATACGTGGTCAAACACATGGTATAAGATTTGGAGTGAAGGTGATTTTTCCAAAACAGACATCAACAATTGGAATAATATTGCCAACACTGCTACAACCCAATCATGGGTAGAGTCACAGGATTACGCAACTCATTCATTTGTCGAAGAAAGCCTGAACAAAATAGCGTCAGAGCACATAGATCCTGATTATTCGATATCTGCTAGAAGTAATCTAAACACAATTATTATTACAGATCAATATCCTGTACAATTTCTAAAGCTTGAAAGTGATTTAGCTCCCGGAAAGCAAATGACAATAATCAATACAGCTCCTTTTGATATAGAAGTTCATAAAGATGGCAACATTGTAGACATAGTACGCTCCGAAGAAACAAATGAGTATTATATTACTCGCCAGCAGAGATTGGTCAAAAAAGGCTTTTATGGAAATGCTAAGATTTTAAGCTAATCTAATTCTAAGTTTACCTGGTAAGTTTTGCCACAACTTAATTCTAATATTTTAATTCATAAAATTTTCATCAATACTTCACTGATTAACAATCAGAGTGGATATTCTGTAGACTGAAACCACTTAAATAATATTACATACAAATATTCCTAAAAAGAATTTATCAAATTTTAATCTTAAAAATCAAAACAATTTTAAAATGTCAACAAATTTAAACACAAACAACTCTTCGCAAACACTATTCAGATTTGCAGCAATGAGAAACCCGGAACTATCAGATCCGAAAAATAAAAACAGAAGATTTATCTTCAGAAGCCAACAGGCAAAAAGTACAAGTGCAATTGATTCTTTGGTAAACTCTACAACTACTTTACAATCAGTATTTAGAAATCCAGCATCTATTACTGGTTTTACAGTACATTCCGAAGATTCTTTAAAAGCCCTTTACCCTAATTTTTATGATTTTGCGGTTTGGGTTGCAAGAAATAAATCTACTGCCACAAAAGAAGAATTTGACAAACAGATTGCGCTTTGTAAAACATTGGGAGCTTTCAACGTTGATCATGTTCTTTGGGATAACCTCGTTTATCAGGTAGTAACTCAAAAAGACTTTTACGCAAAAGAACTGATTATGCAATATCTGCATTTAGCCCATATTCTTAAAGAGTATGATCAATCTGAAGAGGCTTTTGAAGATATGAAAAAGGCTAAAGTCGTTTTGCCTAAAGAATTATTTAAAGTTTCTCAAACCGATTTCAACACTACAGGTTTTTCGATAGCCCAGAGGACTACTTACGATAATAAATCGATGAAATTTGCGGAAGCAACTCTTAACTTGAAAGAAAATCAAGATTTGAAAGACTCTCTTTCAAAATTAGAAAAAACTTTTAAAAAGCAGCATGATGAAGCTTACAAAGAAGTATATAACGAATATCAGCAAACTGTAAAACCACTTTTAAAGAGCTCACAAAGAGAAGCTTCTGAAGCTGACAGAAAAAAACAAATTTTAGAAAACAGAATCAATTATCTCACTCAGCTTAGCGTAGCTGACCCTGAAAAGTTCTATGCAAATAGTGAACTGGATATGGAGCTTCACCGCATCAAGGAAGAAATCATGCAGATTACCACTCCTGAAGTAGAAATCCCCGAATTTGCTTTCAGATTTGAAACGCCGGAAATCAGCGCTGAGGCAATGAGCAAAACAATGAGTGCGAATGATCAAAGCACATTGCTCAAACTATTCGGGGCACCAAGCCTTAAAGAAGCATTATCAGGTATTTCTTCATTTGATGAGCTGAGCCAAAATATCAATCAGAATAATCAATCTTTACAGCAAACAGTTTTAAACAATACGGTTCTTAATCAACAGGTTTCTGCAAATGTTGGAGGTGTCGTTATTCCTGTAAATAATAATTCTTCTACTAGCTATATTCCTTACAGCATAAAAACCTATGCTCGCAGTGCAACCGAATGGAGTTTACTTTTATCTTTAGACAGCAATCTGCAAATAGTATCTGCAAACTATAAGATAGAATTAAATGGTGTCGATTTCCAATCCACAAGCTTATCCCCGTTAGGCGGAGGTTCTTATTTATTGTTTGACTCGCCTAAAATTCCTACATCCGAAACTTACAGAGTGGAGCTGTTTATTTTAAAAGGAGAAATAAAACTAAGTGATGGCAATATTTATAATATAAATGTCACATTAGAGATTGACCCGAATGATTTGGATAGAATGACTAAACAATATCATTTCAGAGGTGCCGATGGATGCATGCCTGTAGACCCACCAAAACCAGGAACACCGGAGAATCCGGGAACACCCGAAACGCCAATAAAAAACCCTGAAACATCTTCTTTCATCCCTTCAGGATTTGGTATGAAAAACATCGGGATTGCAGATTATCTAAAAGTAGAACAAAGTACCTATTGCTATGTAGAAGGAGATGTTGCCCACATCGAAAACATCATGGCCCGCGAATATAAAGAGCGTTCTACAAGAAGATTAAAAAGAAGCGAGTCTCAAACTACAAAATCTTCAGAATCTGAAAAGGAAAAACTGACCGATACCACTTCTACCGAAAGACATGAGATGCAGAGTGAGATTTCTAAAATCTTACAGGAATCTAAAGATTTTGCAGCGCAAGCCGGAGCACAAGCAAATTGGAAAGTTGGTAATTCTGCAAGTTTTGGAATCACTGCCAACGCAAGTTACGCCACTCACAACTCAAAAGAAGAAAGCAACCGACAAGCAGTTACAGAAGCTAAAGATATTACTGCAAGAGCTTTAGACAGAATTGTTACTAAAGTAAAAGAAGAACGTATCGACAAAGTATTAGAAGAATATGAAGAAAACAACAAGCATGGTTTCGATAATACCAAAGGAAGCAATCACGTAGTAGGAGTTTACAGATGGGTAGATAAAGTAGTGAAAAACCAAATCTATAATTACGGTAAACGTATGATGTTTGAGTTTATGATTCCTGAACCGGCAAAATTACATTCTCTAGGAATGAAAATGATTGATAGTAATCAGCAGCTTGCAAAGCCTGTTGACCCGAGAGAGTCTTCAGTTCATAAATTAGAAAATTTTTCTTCTTTAGAAGACGATACAAAATTAAAATATTGGCTTAGTAAATATAAGGTAGATATTGAGTTTTTAGATAAAGAAATTACTGAAAGTTATTCTTTCTCTGAAAAAGGGCTTGGTCATACATCATCAGACGAAGGATATGGAAGATGGTCTGGAACTTATAATAAAGACATTCAATTATCAGAAGGATATATGCTTAAAAGCCTGAAAGGTAAAGTATCTACAGGATCGCTTCATTGGGGAAGTTACAACATTCCCGGCACTTTCAATCTAATGATTTGTGGAGAAGTACACCCTAATTCTTCAGCTTCTCAAATGTGTAATATTAATATGACTTTTTCAGGAGGTGAGATTAGAAAAAATATTGCAATTGCTTTCAGATCTTGGGATATTGAAACAGTATCTGGATCGTTAGTTGCTACTTGTACATTAACTCCTGATGCAAAAAATGCTTGGCTACAGTCAACCTTCAACAAAATCATCGAAGCATACAACGCTGAAATGGACAAATACAACCAAGCTCTATCAGAAGCAAAAGCATTAGGTGTACAGATCAAAGGTTCCAACCCAGGTTTCTACAGAAAAATCGAAAACACAATCTTAAGAAAAAACTGTATTTCTTATATGATTGATCAGAATCCTGGTGCTGCATTGACGTTTGGTAAGAACAAATATTATCAAACCGATAATGCAACCGAAAGCTTTACTAATACCGAAATTAAATTAGATTCAGGTTTAGATCAATATACCGCTTTTGTGAAGTTCATGGAACAGGCATTTGAATGGGATATTATGAGCTACTATTTCTATCCTTATTATTGGGGTAAAAGAGACAGATGGTCAGATATGTATCAATTTGATGACAACGATCCTACTTTCAGAGCATTTATGCAATCTGGTATGGCGAGAGTAATTGTTACTGTAAGACCGGGATTTGAAGAAGCCGTTAGACATTTCCTTGCAACCGGACAAATTTGGAATGGCGGTGAAGTTCCTGTAATCGACGACCTAATGTTCTTATCAATTGTAGACGAAATGCGTTCTGCATTAGGCAAAAAACAAGGAGAACCGTGGAGAGAAAAAATCCCTACAGCTTTAACCATTCTACAGGCAGATTCTATCGGCTTAAGAGTAGAAAAAGCATTGCCTTGCAACTGCGAGCCAGGAGTAAAGTTTGACGATCAATTAGGAGAAATGTGCGGAAGCAATTTTGAACTGAATAATAATCAGATTGGGCAATCTGCAGATAAATGGATTGAAATCAGCTATAATGAAATGGAGGATATTTCATTTAAAACTATTCAGAATTTTAAAGATGCAGGTGTTTATCCTAAAAAATTTGAATGTCTTGGAAATACATTTGAAATAGATAACATCCCAGAATCTGAACCTTCAATAAAATTGTACAAGCGTATTGCAGAAGAAGTTTCACAAATTGAAGGTGTAGAAGCATATCCTACCGGAGAAAACGGCATTACCTTTAAAGTAAATGTAAGGCTGATTAAAAACTTTGAGTTTGAAGAAGTGAGTGCAGATCCTACAAAAAAAATGTTTCCTTTCGCTTTCACTACTGATGCAGAAACACATCTGAAAGTAAATTCTCCTATAATAGATTTCGGACTTCCAAGAATTCTAGATAAAACTGGGCAACCACTTACCGCAGAAGAATACGAAAATCAGGCTCCGCTTTCTAAATTTTTAGTGTAATCTTTTAAATTTTCAAATCATTAATCGGGTAAAAACCGAGGCTATTGGGCAGCACTTTATTGTGCTGCCTTATATCCTAATGCATTTGAAAAAAGATTAATGAGAAATGTTTAATAACTAAAAACAAAGAAAATGGAAAACTTTGAAGACGAATTCGGAGATTTATCCGAATACAAAATACTTTCTTTTGAAGAAGTAAGCAAAGGTTTTGAAGGAAAAAAAACCTTTGAAAATACTATAATCAACAGGGACGATTCTCCTGAGTTCAGGAGCAAGTTCCATGATTATAGAAATACACCTTTAGGGTATTCTTATCTCACAGATGACCCCGTATCTGTTTTCGCTTCTACTGGTGTAGATGAGAACGGAAAGAAAAGATATGAATATAGAGCAGAAGTGCTGTCTTGTGAAAACGGCTCACAAGTATTGGGAAGTTACAATTCTAATAAAAGGGAACCTCAAAGTCTTTTTCTTTTTTACGAGAAACCAGATTCCAAGAAATCCAATTTTGCAGGAGACTTTTATGTTGCCAAAATGGGAGATTATTTTGTTCAACTTTTCAAGAGATTTCCTGAACCATTGCCATCATCTATTGGTGGAAAGTTCTTTAAGAATATTACCTCTATGGAAGATGAAGCTGCTTTCTTAGCCCAACTAGCATATACTCATGAAGGAGATAAGATTAATGCCACTTTGGTGCGTGATGCTTTAATGAGAGAATATCAGTTTTATACAGGAGACAAAAGATTTGAAGAAATTATAGGAGATATTACTGCCATTCCTGCTGATGCTATTGGTTGGTGTGCAGAGCAATTAGAAAGTTTAAAACCTACTGAGAAGAATTACAATCCTGAAGCCAAAGACTACTCTCCTCTAATTCCTTTTATAGGAGGAGCTAACCTAAACAAAACTGCACATTTTTTTGAAGATTTAGGAGATAACCCTTTTGTGCAGGGAGCAGAGGTTGCCTTTACTCAGGTTTGGGAGCTGGTAGAACAAGCAGCAAGTAAGGTAAAAGATGCCTCTAATGAGCATTTACCTGATGCTTTCAAAGGACTTGTAGAGAAAATTAGTAGTGTCATTGGTACGATTAAAAATTTTCTTTCTGAGGTTAAGGGTGAATTGGTGGAGTTGGCAAAGATAGGCATTGAAGTTCTTAAAATAGCCAATGCTTTTTACTGTGGTATCAATAGTGGACTTGTTGGACTTTTACAATGTATTTTATATATATTACAGTTTCTTTTCCAACCAACAACAGCTTTTTCTTATGAACAGTATAAAGAGAGAAGAGATTTACTAGAGAAAGCAGAAGATGTATTGGATTGGATTCTTGCAAATGCTCCTGTTTTCTTAAAAGGCGTAAAAAACCTTTTTAATTCAAGTGGGGGAATCTCGCAATCTGATTTTGAAGGTATATTTGACAAATTGAAAGGATATTGGGACAATACATCTCGTTATACAGTAGCATTTTATGTGGGAATTATTGCTTTTGAGTTCATCATCAATATTTTACTTCTTATTTTCACAGCAGGTTCTGGAAACATTATAAAAGGAACCACCTATGTACAAAAAGCTGCAAGTCTATTAAAAGTAATAACAAGGGAAGCAATGTCTGCTATAACATTTGGAATTACAGATTTACTGGCTTTGCTTTCAAGATTTATTGTTAGATTTGGAAAAGCGTGTGTTAAAGGGTTTAAAGGATTTATCAAGTTTATTGAAGAACTTTTTACAGGGGCAAAAAATGGTGCTAAGGCTGAGGATTTGATAGAAGAAGCAAAAGATATTGAAGAAGTCATCATCAAAGGAAGAAAATTTCAAAAAGGAGGAGGAGATGTAACCAAATCTTTTGCTGAAAATGCAGGAATAAAAATAGAAAAATGGATAAGTGAAACTAAAATTTTTGGACAAT comes from Chryseobacterium sp. 3008163 and encodes:
- a CDS encoding tail fiber protein, which translates into the protein MAKRTKSELKNYFQAGKRPTESQFEDFIDSYMHVNKNLHGDYIDLNFEFLNNENNCAIDVLFGNTYINGVITLEIVGSYSHQSSVGNIKKQFQIGANPDHSVWYSTTSRLVEAEGTILDNIYIGNLEWDSVINQYKITIYHTASTGNPYNLRVSQQSQGNLVLDQVTLSAIYTKSVNGQNRHFVNYNENVGIGTKNPQTKLQIVSSLSDPNEPGTVIIGEVHQPNLRLGYNSQYSWIQSHAGAPLHINSVGNNVVFNKDAGNVGIGIENPQTKLDVNGFVTSKITSGAVNPSNTSGFSVNELGTNVLEMSYTRDGQGIGMIKTLSANHIAIGTNNTERLRINATTGNVGIGTQNPDQKLTVKGKIHAEDVIVNMNVPADYVFQKYYDNHSSIREDYSMMNLNELEAFIKENKHLPEIPSGEKMTQDGVTLGDFQMKLLQKIEELTLYVISLKKEVDTLKLN
- a CDS encoding cysteine peptidase family C39 domain-containing protein, whose protein sequence is MENFEDEFGDLSEYKILSFEEVSKGFEGKKTFENTIINRDDSPEFRSKFHDYRNTPLGYSYLTDDPVSVFASTGVDENGKKRYEYRAEVLSCENGSQVLGSYNSNKREPQSLFLFYEKPDSKKSNFAGDFYVAKMGDYFVQLFKRFPEPLPSSIGGKFFKNITSMEDEAAFLAQLAYTHEGDKINATLVRDALMREYQFYTGDKRFEEIIGDITAIPADAIGWCAEQLESLKPTEKNYNPEAKDYSPLIPFIGGANLNKTAHFFEDLGDNPFVQGAEVAFTQVWELVEQAASKVKDASNEHLPDAFKGLVEKISSVIGTIKNFLSEVKGELVELAKIGIEVLKIANAFYCGINSGLVGLLQCILYILQFLFQPTTAFSYEQYKERRDLLEKAEDVLDWILANAPVFLKGVKNLFNSSGGISQSDFEGIFDKLKGYWDNTSRYTVAFYVGIIAFEFIINILLLIFTAGSGNIIKGTTYVQKAASLLKVITREAMSAITFGITDLLALLSRFIVRFGKACVKGFKGFIKFIEELFTGAKNGAKAEDLIEEAKDIEEVIIKGRKFQKGGGDVTKSFAENAGIKIEKWISETKIFGQSTDHTCAATSLRMILDDKGILKLEDELARALKTDADGASILDIPNALDFKRIDEVTAIAESKIFLPKLLEKLEDGDKAIISIGSDNFGSHAVVLEKVENGKVFLRDPLPMNKGTSYAMKIEDFEKIFKRKAVIIKK